One segment of Anopheles stephensi strain Indian chromosome 3, UCI_ANSTEP_V1.0, whole genome shotgun sequence DNA contains the following:
- the LOC118510312 gene encoding cilia- and flagella-associated protein 20-like, translated as MFRNAFQHRFVTVFTSAGSKPLSIWDVSTKNGHARRVTDEHIRSLAFELTGVNVATTFMVAPCAPCPSLSIKLPFLVMLVKNMKKFFSFEIQILDDRQSLRRLRFSNYQSGTRVDNFSTSMPLSLTPGWNHIQFNLADFTRRAYGTNYVETVRLQIHANVRIKRIYFCDQLYTNDETPPELRLFPPVRPNRMMQLKMQQKPQAKIPHEPIETVRPPTPIDNADVANQLENELVATAQCAVGTEL; from the exons ATGTTCCGCAACGCTTTTCAGCATAGATTCGTTACGGTGTTCACTAGTGCCGGTAGTAAACCGCTTTCCATCTGGGATGTGTCCACGAAAAATGGCCACGCCAGACGGGTAACCGATGAGCACATTCGTTCGCTGGCGTTTGAGCTGACCGGTGTTAACGTTGCCACCACGTTCATGGTGGCACCCTGCGCACCTTGCCCTTCCCTCTCAATCAAACTTCCGTTTCTGGTGATGTTggtgaaaaatatgaaaaaattcTTTTCCTTCGAAATTCAG ATTTTGGATGATAGACAATCGCTTCGACGGTTACGCTTCTCCAACTATCAAAGTGGGACACGGGTGGATAACTTCAGCACCTCGATGCCACTGTCCTTGACCCCGGGCTGGAATCATATACAGTTCAACTTGGCCGATTTTACGCGACGAGCGTACGGTACGAACTACGTCGAGACGGTCCGGCTGCAGATACACGCCAACGTGCGCATCAAGCGCATTTACTTCTGTGATCAACTTTACACGAACGATGAGACACCGCCCGAGTTGAGGCTGTTCCCACCGGTTCGGCCAAATCGGATGATGCAGCTGAAGATGCAGCAGAAACCACAAGCGAAAATTCCTCACGAGCCAATCGAGACGGTACGGCCTCCGACGCCAATAGATAATGCTGATGTTGCGAATCAGTTGGAGAATGAGCTTGTTGCCACTGCCCAGTGCGCTGTTGGAACAGAACTCTAA
- the LOC118510314 gene encoding uncharacterized protein LOC118510314 — MDRSNFQQSRKKRRESKRKSGEKKKPKSTTRSEESLHPSYTNLQPPYAAVCRQRYHADNVRYEKQFNYELKMLELMQNSAYDSMRFHRHFAITTLWPPLHTRKEIEYVLDKFFRHSERQTRRLHDIMKGPVH; from the exons ATGGACAGGAGCAACTTCCAGCAGTCGCGTAAAAAGCGTCGTGAATCGAAGCGTAAGTCGGGCGAGAAGAAGAAACCGAAGTCGACCACACGCTCCGAGGAAAGTCTACATCCCAGCTACACCAATCTGCAGCCGCCATA TGCGGCCGTCTGTCGCCAACGGTATCATGCGGATAATGTTCGTTACGAGAAGCAGTTCAACTACGAGTTAAAGATGCTTGAGCTGATGCAAAATTCGGCCTACGATTCGATGCGATTCCATCG TCATTTTGCCATCACAACACTTTGGCCACCGTTGCACACACGCAAGGAGATCGAATACGTGttggacaaatttttccgccACTCGGAGCGACAAACGCGGCGTTTGCATGACATTATGAAAGGCCCTGTACATTGA